In Nicotiana tabacum cultivar K326 chromosome 17, ASM71507v2, whole genome shotgun sequence, one DNA window encodes the following:
- the LOC107818905 gene encoding putative F-box protein At5g55150 — translation MANWAELRRDLLIPIAHRVKVIEDFIAFGAVCTSWRTATPKHNFDVFSPQVPLLMLADKDDDYREFYSLSKQKVSRIFLPEVRGRACFSSEGWICTAAYTGEVNLLHPFSRTQIQLPPQEALLAFDCDDPEGGYPCIDQAVLSASPSLTSDYVLVVSFYGYKNCLAFWRPGDLSWTNMKIDRSIVIGGVTSLKYYKGKFYAVYYSGQVWVYDVPIGEPRDLVWLEDDMFKRPLVQFYLVEVSGALLLVSRFASEGPNGGAVTFKFRVFELDVIKGELKEINTLGESSIFLGRNGASSIDSSKFIGVKRNQIYFTDDWTDFFRTLEGGGGRDMGAYDLESGKIESFYPGLSLSPICPPTWVAPSF, via the coding sequence ATGGCAAACTGGGCAGAACTGCGTCGTGACCTCCTTATTCCGATTGCGCATCGTGTTAAGGTGATTGAAGATTTTATTGCTTTTGGTGCTGTTTGTACCTCATGGCGAACTGCTACCCCCAAGCATAATTTTGATGTGTTTTCGCCCCAAGTTCCGTTGCTAATGCTGGCTGATAAAGACGATGATTATCGAGAATTTTACTCTCTTTCCAAGCAGAAAGTTTCACGCATATTTCTCCCCGAAGTTAGAGGACGAGCGTGTTTTTCGTCGGAAGGATGGATCTGCACCGCGGCATACACTGGAGAGGTAAACTTGTTGCATCCTTTCTCCCGTACCCAAATCCAACTTCCTCCACAAGAGGCCTTATTGGCTTTTGATTGTGACGATCCAGAGGGAGGATATCCGTGCATCGACCAAGCTGTGTTATCTGCTAGCCCTTCTCTTACATCTGATTATGTACTGGTAGTTTCTTTTTATGGATATAAAAATTGTTTGGCTTTTTGGCGACCTGGAGACCTTAGCTGGACTAATATGAAAATCGACAGATCTATTGTAATTGGTGGAGTTACCAGTCTCAAATACTATAAGGGTAAATTTTATGCTGTGTATTACTCTGGCCAAGTCTGGGTTTATGATGTACCAATTGGAGAGCCACGTGATCTTGTTTGGCTTGAGGATGATATGTTTAAACGGCCGTTAGTTCAGTTCTACCTAGTAGAGGTATCAGGTGCACTATTATTGGTTAGCCGATTTGCCTCAGAGGGTCCAAATGGTGGTGCTGTAACCTTTAAATTTAGAGTTTTTGAATTAGATGTAATCAAAGGTGAATTGAAGGAGATTAACACCTTGGGAGAATCATCAATTTTCTTGGGCCGTAATGGAGCAAGTTCTATTGACTCCTCTAAGTTTATCGGAGTCAAGCGTAATCAAATATATTTTACTGATGATTGGACTGATTTTTTCCGCACATTAGAAGGAGGGGGTGGAAGAGATATGGGGGCTTACGATCTTGAAAGTGGAAAAATTGAATCTTTTTATCCTGGATTGTCACTAAGTCCTATTTGCCCGCCAACTTGGGTCGCACCATCATTCTAA